The following coding sequences are from one Indioceanicola profundi window:
- a CDS encoding manganese efflux pump MntP family protein: MVGGAVGARLGRRTELVGGLGLVAISTKILLDHMDV, translated from the coding sequence TTGGTCGGCGGAGCCGTTGGCGCTAGGCTGGGCCGTCGCACCGAACTGGTCGGCGGCCTTGGCCTCGTGGCGATCAGCACCAAAATCCTGCTGGACCATATGGACGTATAG
- a CDS encoding anti-sigma factor family protein, with translation MAGEILTDDLLAAYADGELGPEDTAFVEAELKRNPDARARLQAFVHVSDLVRAVHRDAAPVPEQRPGTDHPGASRSRGCGLTARVVAVLRAVMGRE, from the coding sequence ATGGCTGGAGAAATTCTGACTGATGATTTATTGGCGGCCTACGCCGACGGGGAGCTCGGCCCGGAAGATACAGCCTTTGTCGAGGCGGAGCTTAAGCGCAACCCGGACGCCCGTGCCAGGCTGCAAGCCTTCGTCCATGTCTCTGACCTGGTCCGCGCCGTTCATCGTGATGCAGCCCCGGTACCGGAACAGCGACCTGGAACAGATCATCCCGGAGCGAGCCGCAGCCGAGGATGCGGGCTGACGGCACGGGTCGTCGCAGTCCTTCGTGCCGTCATGGGGCGGGAATAA